CCATTTTCGCTACCGTGGTTTACGTGCTTTTCGCATACGGCGCAGGCGCCCAGACAATACTCTCCATAAGCGGCGCCCGCGAACTGGATGAAGGCGAGGAGCCGTTCATACAAAACGTGGTCGAGGGCCTCGCCATCGCCGCAGGCATCCCGAAACCCAGGATTTGGGTGATGGAAGACGAAGGGATGAACGCATTCGCGACCGGAATCGAGCCGAAGAACAGCCATATAGTGTTCACGCGCGGCCTCCTGAAGAACATGAAGAGGGAGGAGCTGGAAGGGGTCGCGGCGCACGAGATTTCCCACATAGGCAACTACGACATAAGGTTCGCCACCCTCGCGGTAATCATGGTCGGCGCAATAGCCATCCTAGGAGAATTCGGCTGGCGCTTCGCAGGCTTCGGAGGAAGCAGAAGCAACAGGAAGGGCGGAAGCGCTGCATTGCTCATCATCGCCCTTGCCTTCGCGATACTCGCGCCCATTTTCGCGACCCTGGTTAAGCTCGCGCTCTCTCGACAGCGCGAATACCTAGCTGACGCGAACGCAGCCAAGCTCACCCGCTACCCGGCCGGCCTCGCAGGGGCATTGGAGAAAATAAGCGGCCACGCTTCTGTCTCAGGCGCCACTGGCACTACAGCATCGCTGTACATCGCGGACCCGCTCAAAAAGAGCATGCTCAGCGGCCTGCTCGCGACCCATCCTCCTATTGAAGAGAGGGTAAAAAGACTGAGGGCAATGTAATCCACGAAAAAACAAAACTGGAAAATAAAAGTTACTCGTTCTCCACAAGGAAATCCTTGAGCACTTCCCTGGCCTTCTTCGCCTTGTCCGTTTTCAGCGCTATCACGGTGTGCTTCCCGTCCCTGGTGAGCAGGTGCACGTTGGATATGCGAACCTTCGCCTTGGAGAGCATGCTCGTAATCCGGTTGAGCTCGCCGGGCTTGTCATCCACTTTCACGGCGAAATAATCCTCTTTTATGTTCTTGTAGCCGTTCTCGCCGAGCACCGCGACCGCCTTCTTGTTGTCGCTCAAGGTGAGCACCAGCACCACCCTGTCCCCGATGACGTTCACGCTTATGGTGTCTATGTTGATTTTGTTCTTGGCCAGAATGTAGGATATGTCCGCCAGCAGTCCGACCCTGTCGTTCTCCACCAGAATTATCGGCTTCATGCATCCCACCTCTCAGATTTTGTATATCTGCGCCTGCGGGATTCCCGCAATGGCCCGCACCTGCGGCTTCCCGGCCAGGCCCTGCCTGATTACGAAAGCCGTCGCGTTCTTCCCAACAACGTTTAGCGAGGAGAAGCTTTTTATTGCTTCCAGCATCTCGTCCTCGCCCACCTTTTCACCCTTATAAAAACCCGCGTACTTCCTGAGGTCCATCTTCCTGCCGCCTCTCTCGAAGACCTTCCCTATGAGTTCGCAGTCGCACACCGCGACCACGCGGCCGCGGGCGTTCTCGTGCACTTTCATATAGAACATAGCCTCAGTCCTGCTCCTTGTGCTCCCCGGGCTTCCCGTATATCTTCTTCCTCCTCGGCTCCTTCTTCGGCCGCGCCTCGCGCTCCTCTTTCTTTTCCCCATAAAGCATGAAATTCACTGTTTTGGGGCTTTCCCTGCGCTCAATATCCAGGATGAGCCATTTCTTCTTCGTGGCAAACTTGTTGTTCAGTATCCACTTTATCTCCCCGATTTTCATGCTCTTCACGTTCGAGCTAGTTACAATCACCCTGTAATCTGAATCGTCCTTCTCCAGCGCCTCCATGGCCTCGTAGAAATCGCGCCTTCCCCCGAACTGCACAA
Above is a window of Candidatus Micrarchaeia archaeon DNA encoding:
- a CDS encoding M48 family metallopeptidase codes for the protein MDKVNIFDAIEANKRNSLILILLMSSLLFFSVAAAGYLFGLNEMGFVFAIFATVVYVLFAYGAGAQTILSISGARELDEGEEPFIQNVVEGLAIAAGIPKPRIWVMEDEGMNAFATGIEPKNSHIVFTRGLLKNMKREELEGVAAHEISHIGNYDIRFATLAVIMVGAIAILGEFGWRFAGFGGSRSNRKGGSAALLIIALAFAILAPIFATLVKLALSRQREYLADANAAKLTRYPAGLAGALEKISGHASVSGATGTTASLYIADPLKKSMLSGLLATHPPIEERVKRLRAM
- a CDS encoding ACT domain-containing protein produces the protein MKPIILVENDRVGLLADISYILAKNKINIDTISVNVIGDRVVLVLTLSDNKKAVAVLGENGYKNIKEDYFAVKVDDKPGELNRITSMLSKAKVRISNVHLLTRDGKHTVIALKTDKAKKAREVLKDFLVENE
- a CDS encoding DUF424 family protein, with product MFYMKVHENARGRVVAVCDCELIGKVFERGGRKMDLRKYAGFYKGEKVGEDEMLEAIKSFSSLNVVGKNATAFVIRQGLAGKPQVRAIAGIPQAQIYKI